CTCTACCAGCAACACGTTCAGTAAACCCTTGCCGCCGGCATAATCTAGGGCTGAACTATAGGTGTAATGTTCCGGCTCATAGACCAATTCTGCCCGGACCGGATTCATATGAATATAGTCTAGCTTCTGTTGAAGGAATTCATTTGAGTGAATTTCTTTGGCTTCATTTCCGTCTTGCCAGAATTTAAAATGATAGGATTTGGCATTGGTGGCAGCCGCGAAATGGAAACGAGGCAGCATCCATTCTTTCCGGCTTTCGTTTTCCAGTTGGATGGCTTGGGTAATTCTGCGGCTAGTGAATTGTTTATAATCGCGGAGGATGTCAGCCAAATTCTTTCCGTCTGGTGCCGAAGCAATGAAGTGAAGGTGATTGCTCATGACCACCCATGCGTATAATTCCAGCCCTTTCTTTTCCTGACAAAACTTTAAGGAGTCGAGCAGAATGTGACGGTAAACAGGCTTGGTGAAAACATCTACCCAGTCCACCACTGTTAAGGTCACAAAATAGAGATAGCCTTCGTGGATTTTGTTTTTGATGCCCATTCCTCAAAATACGGTTGCAAAAGTATCGAAAGTTGCAGAAAAAGGGAGCAGAACTCCCAAATCGCATATTTCTGGAGTACAACTCCAGAAGAGCTATTCAGATTAACCCAATTCAAAAGCCATTCCCCTTGCCTTTTCCAAAAATATACGTACCTTTGTCTCAACCTTCGGGTTCTTGGCTTTTCCGGTTTAAAGTTGGCTTCCACCTCTTTCTACTAGAAAAGCCTTGCCTTTTTTAGGGAAGCCTCGTTCTGAGGTGTGCCCTTTCACGTTTCTCTGCCACTGAAGGCAATCTTGAGAGAAGCCTTGCCGCCGTTTCTGCCACCATTTTCTGGAATTAGCCAATCTGTCAGGGAGGCGCGTTCCTAACCTTTTCCCCGGATATCAGTAGATATAGGCACGTTTTAGGCTTCATTTTCAGAAATGAGCCCGAAAACGGTTTCCTGCAGGATATTGACACACCTGACAGAAAAGCATAGCTTTACCAACTAAATAGAATTGGTTCTATATTTGACCAACAACTTCCATTAGCACATAAAAACGAAAAATCATGGCACATAAAGCAATTGAGATCACCGATGCGAACTTTGAGGAGATCATCAACTCAGATAAACCTGTATTAGTAGACTTCTGGGCCGAGTGGTGCGGACCTTGCCGCATGGTAGGACCCGTGGTAGAAGAACTAGCCGGCGACTATGAAGGCCGCGTGGTGGTAGGCAAAGTAGACGTGGACGCCAACCCACAGACCTCTGCCAAATTCGGGATCAGAAGCATTCCTACGCTGTTGGTTTTCAAAAACGGACAAGTGGTAGACAAGCAAGTAGGCGCCGTTCCCAAGAACGTGTTGGCCCAGAAACTAGATGGCCAGTTAGCATAAACTGAATCACCCGCTTCAAAACAGAAAAGCCGCTCCTGCACAAGGGGCGGCTTTTTCGTTTTCGGGCTCATTTCTGGAAATGGGGCCGAAAACGGGAGTTGCCAGATTATCTAAAATGTCTGTGCTGGCGCGAGTCTCCAGAATCGTGCCCAGGAATGGATGAAGTCTCCAGACTCCAGTTTCAAAATTCTTGTTCCTAATTCTTGTTCCTAATTCTAACCGAAACCAGCCACTCGCTTTATACTAGCGCACGAACCGGGAGTCTTGCGCCAGCACAATAGAGCCTGCGTTTTCGGGCTCATTTCTGAAAATGAGGCCGAAAACGCAGTTCAGGCAAAGCCTTTCTTCTTTGGGGAGGGGCTACTCACAGTCGCACAGCGCTTTTTCGGCGGCGCAGATATCTGTGTAGCCTTGCTCTAGCAGGCGTATCAGGCTGTTGAGGCGTTGGCTGTGTTCCCGGTAAAGGCTGAGTTTGCCTTCGGTGGGCGGAGATTTCATCAGGGTTTCCAGCTCCAGGATCTGCGCTTTTAATTCTCCTTTCTTTTCATAGAGCCGCTGCATGTGGGCCGGCAAGGTGTCGTTAGACGGGAACTGCGTTTTGAAGGCGTTTTCCATGCAGGCGTCTTGCTTCAGGAAGGCAATGATCTTGCGGTCCAGTTGCATGGTGAGCTCCTGCAGGCGGGAGCGTTCCTTCTCCAGTTGCTGTTCCTGGTAGCGCTGGTTGAACAGTTGGGTGGCTTTTTTCACTTCCTCGCGGCAGCTGCGGCATTTGGTGGCGTTGGCTTTCTCCAGCAAATTGTTCCGAAGGGCCAAATTTTCCTCGGTGGGCGTGGCGTTGCGCAG
This region of Rufibacter sp. LB8 genomic DNA includes:
- a CDS encoding transposase, with product MGIKNKIHEGYLYFVTLTVVDWVDVFTKPVYRHILLDSLKFCQEKKGLELYAWVVMSNHLHFIASAPDGKNLADILRDYKQFTSRRITQAIQLENESRKEWMLPRFHFAAATNAKSYHFKFWQDGNEAKEIHSNEFLQQKLDYIHMNPVRAELVYEPEHYTYSSALDYAGGKGLLNVLLVE
- the trxA gene encoding thioredoxin, translated to MAHKAIEITDANFEEIINSDKPVLVDFWAEWCGPCRMVGPVVEELAGDYEGRVVVGKVDVDANPQTSAKFGIRSIPTLLVFKNGQVVDKQVGAVPKNVLAQKLDGQLA